TGCAGCACCAGGAATTAGCCAAGGCCTTTGCTTTCCTATCTGGGCTGCCAGATGCAATGCATTATTTTCATCCCAATCCACTTCATGAATTAGCTTGCGTTTCACAAACTCTTGCTCAAGCAATAGTTGCAATACATGTGTTTGCCTGTTCTTCGCGGCCAAAAGCACAATATTTTGACCTTCACTCTTGTCATCAATGGCCAATGGAAACTTGTTGAGTATGTGCTCAACAATTTCTGTGATACCATTTCTTGCCGCAAGCAATATGGTTGTCTCTGTTCTTTCTTTGCTCTTGTCATTCATGGCCATTGGAAGCTTTTGAAGTATTTGCTCGACCGTGTTCGTGATACCATTTCTTGCGGCAACCAATATGGGTGCCtctgtttttttcatttcaggcGTTTCCCCTTTTCCTCGTAGTAAAATAAGTAGAGTTGTGTCTGCATTTGCCATTTCAGGCGTTTCCCCTTTTCCTGCTAATAATACAGAGTACATCTTCAAGTGTtaattttccatatatatagTTGATGTACCTTCACAATCCGAGTCCACATATAAATCCATTAAAACTACAATATGGGAGAATAGCGAATCACCTGTTCCATCCTTTTTCTCTTCTAAAGCAGTTTCTTTTTTGATAGTCACTTCTAAAGTAAAAGCAGTTTCGTTTCTCTTGTTTCCATGTTCAGTTGTGTTGTCCAGAAATGGTGGTGGTGATCCCTCCGGCATCCAGTCTTGCTGGTTGATTGTTTGGTGAGGGTTCGTCCCACTTGTGAAGTCGGACTTAGCTTCTTTGCTTGTACTTTCCATCAGAATTTTCATGATTTGAACAGAATATACATGCTTCCGTTTTCTACTCCTTATACCCtcttaatattataataattattaaatataatatacatTACGAAAAGGCAAATATATTAGCAATTAATGTACATATATAATTACTTAAATAGCTAACAAATTGACATTATGATAAATGCGAGATATATATAGCATACCATAGCCAAGGCCCAGAATAATCCGGACGAATATTGTGTACAAAAGATGGAAAACGGTAAAACAGCCCTCGTAATGTCTCCGAAGAAATTGATGAAGTGATTCTGTAGAATCTAtaccaaacaaaaatacttGGTTCATTATAATGTACAAATAAGAAGGTTTAATTATGAGGATTTCATGAATATCATGAGGTCTTAGAAATCATTAAATCAACCCCTTGAAATTGTGTTAGAAGCAACTGGATTAAAGGCTGGTAAATTTAATAGTTGAACCGGATTAACTACCCATATTAAATCCAAAACCTAATTgatgtgggatttttttttttttttaacagtcTTAACTCAGATGCACttttaatattatgcatttCTCACCTTTTTGTACTGATTGGTCAGTAACATTCGATACGTTGGGCTTGGGACTCTCTACATCTGCAGTCTGGGctttgcatctttcttttttttgaggagaAACTTTGCATCTTTCAATCACTAGAAAAGGAAAGCAATTCGGTTAAAATTACAAACCTTAAgggaagaaaagaggaaaaaaaaatcaagattgtttttctggatttgtggaTTTTGCTGTATATATTAAGGTGTTAATCATTCTGTTTAATGCATTTTTAAAGTAAAgctagaaaatcaaaagtgttaataattgttaaattttaaaataaaatcacatgaTTAATTAGATACATCAATATTTGTTGTGATATTCATAGGTATCATAGGTGATGGTTTGAGGGCAAATGTTCATTAGTGGGTCCCACCAAGTAGAACTAAAAAGATTCCTAGGGTTTTACTAGTAGTGAGTCAAGGTAATTGTGTGATGATGACTCATGTAGTTGCCTAAAAAAGACTTTTATGTCTGCCTTAAGCACTGTTGAGTAAATGGCACACTTTAACGCCAATGATGCATGACACTTGGATTGTCAAGAAAAACACTTCTATTTAAGGGGAGACTAACCAAAGTGCCACAAGTGATTTGTGATATTTAAGTGCAGTGTGGTTGGTTAATTAAGTAGTAATGTCCCACATTAGAtattaatgaaaagaatgaacgattaatataacataattatgTTCATGCCAAATAGGCTTAAGTCCGGCACATGTTTTGCAATGCCATAtataactttaagtaatgttacttTTAGttgaagtaaagaaaaaatatcaatttccaTACCAGAGTGAGCTAAACTCCGCAACACTTGATAGAAGTGGATGCATGTTTGGTAGTTCTTTGGGAAATTGTTGTCTGCGGTTTCGGAAGATTTATCTATTTCTTTATTAATGACAGAATCAATCAATTCTTGACGAGTAGTTTCGGGCATCAGGTCTTCAACATATATACCTTTCACACAATAACAGAGGATAAAACGAGAGGTGATGTTGGACAATGGACAAAAACAATGGAAAAAATAGAACGTGTAATGTAGGTACAACGCTGATCTCCAATATTAAAGAGAGTTTGTGATTTGCGGCTAAAAAATTGAGTAATACTTACAATGATAAATGATGCTCTTCCACCATCCATTGTGGGAACCACTTTTGAAGACCGAAGGCTTACTTGCTAGGAGATGCAAAGGGGTGATTCCTACCTCGTTCACAGCATATGCAAGACTTGGTTCCTTTAGAAGCATCTCATATGCCACGTCTGCCAACCATAATTATTAAACTAGTCAGTAATATGCGGGAAAGTTTGATATAATtgattctttttctctttcattattatttttttgcttaaatttgaaacttgataattatggtaattattaataagtatttattataattttgtttatatatgaaacTGTCTAGAGTGTGTTTAACTTTTGCTTATTATTTATCGTAACTTATTTATATAGTATATGTCACAAGATATgctttttgatcatttttatattaaatatgttacaaaaagctaaaagctagttttttatttatttattttttttgtgtgtgtttgtttctaaaaaaaaaaaaattaaaaaaaaaactaaaatttagattatttaccaaaaaaaatataaataaatatatatatatatatatatatattataagcaAACCCCAAACTCACTCTTAGTATATATTCCCACACTAGCCTATATCTCATAAATACACATGatagtattgtgaaaatgttgtggagcatcacttctcaaaaaataaagattaaaaagaaaaaaaaaaccccacaacAACAAACCAAGATCAATTCATCTTGGACAAGAGAAAGATTGACACACCAGGCTCAAATCAATTCCCAAATCAACACACCAAGAtttaattcaccattttcacCCATTTTTCACCATATTCATTTCTCTATTCGCAAATCTTCCCCATTATTCACTCACTAATTTAAGGAACATACAAAGTACAAACAACAATAAGAAGGTGGGTAAGAGGGGCTTGGACTTGAGAGAGATCAAGAAGCATAGAGAGATTGGGACAAGCAAAGGGGTAGAGCGAAGCTTCTTTTGCAAGGCCGATGAAGAGGTTCTTGTTCTCTACTACAAGGATCAAGAATGGTTTGACAAAGAGTGCCAAAGACAATGACACACACacagaaatataaatataaatgagATTTAATTTTATCTAGAGGCTGTGAGGTTGATACAAACTAATTTTAGGTGAGTTTAGTTATATTTGATGTAAAAATTTGGTTTCTCAGTTCTGATGCTAGTACTTTACAAGGGTTAAGAGCGTGAATTCTTtacatgaaaatttattatctttcataaaaatgaaagaataagtaataaaattcaaacataactatataataaatttcataatctCTAAAGTTTTAGATGCACAAATGGTTATGATATgactaaaaattattataatttaatcaTTCTATATGTTTAACAACAATCAACAGTAATTTTActtcttttaataaataaataaataaaaattagtttttttttttttttttgaggaggaAAAAAACATTAGTTGTACTTGGagtttatcaaataaaaaatatatcacatgaGAATTATAAGTGAAATTCGATAATGGAAAGAAATTACAACACGACttattcatatataaaaaactataaaaaaaaaaaatacaatataatgGATAAGTGAAGTGAAAAAAATGCTCACCGAAATACTCCCATCTAATTGCACAGTGAAGGGCAGTCTCACCATCATTCCTTCTGTAGGCAGGATCGATTGATTTGATGTCGGTGTCGGAGGCTTTCAAGAGCAGCAAATGCAGGTAAAGGAAGATTGGTTTGTAACCATGAAAAGCGGCTAAGAAGAGAGGGCTCTCACCGACATTGTTACGAAATAAATCTTTAATCACCAAATCTTGAATGTCCAAATCTTGAGTTACTTTATTAGCAAGAAGGATGCATATGTTCAATCTCCCCGTTGAAGCTGCCACATGCAAAGGGGTATTccctttattgttttttgtccACAAACCCAACTCCGAAACACCGGTAATTTCACGTACAAGTTGTTGAACCTTTTCTTCGGGCGCAATGGAGACAGCTACGTGAAATGCCGTGTCCCCTGACTTGTTGATCCTGGCATCAATGGCTAATAATTTGTGTTGCTCGTACGTCTCAACAACCTTCTTCCATTCACCAGTCATCGTATTCTTGTACAAATTGAGAGCAAGCTCATCATATTGTATCGGCCTATTTCTTTCtcccattttctttcttactaTACTAGGAACAAAACAACGACCAAAACTATATACTCTTAAGTCTTAAGAATGGGGTTGTGTGCCTCACAATTGTGTATCAGTTTTTAAGCTATAtaaaacgagagagagagagagagagagagagagagagagagagagagagagagagagagagagagagagagagagagagaatttttttatttttttttacaagatagaattctactttagtctaatctaagtgtatatgtatgtgaaactcccttctggagacttgaacctcgacccttgccccccacactccacaagtacttatatttgtggagtgaccatcgtatcaagggtgtgcggtggtgaGAGAGGCTTAATCCATATAGTAAAGGAAGAATATTTATTACATGTATCCACGTTCACGTGAATTAGGAAAATGAGACACTGCCCGTGTTGCACTTTCTTTATCTAAAACTAGGGGAGTAGGGAACTAGGGAAGTTtcattaggggaaaaaaaaaacgaaattAATGTGCTATATGTACGCACATGAGCAAAGTAAAAGTGTGTTTCCCTTTATCCTAAACTCACAGCagtcattttctttttggttataAGTACTTATTTTTTCCCCCTTGTTCCGAAAACTTCACTTTTGTTGAAGTTAGttcttagaaaaataaaattcctatATTCCAATTTCAGATTCGTAATCtgacagagaaaaaaaaattgaaaaaggaaaattattgtaaaataaaggaaatagcAGGAataacaaaagagagagagagaacaatattatatatgagCTTCTTCTTGAAGTGATTATCACCACCAAGTAAAAAagcaaattattatttttcatgcaGAGAATTAGGGATATGgacactatatatatttttatttttatattttctttcattttaggAGAAAAAATAGTTGCAAATTTTGTGGTCAAGAGCATTAGAGATATTACgtgtaaaacatttttaagGAGTTTGGtataataaaatgtaaaatttttcaagCACAATCTATCAAAACCGGTGGCCCAACCATTGGTGACACCAAATTGCCTACACTGACTACCAATCCAGCAGCCCAACCGCCAAATGTGGGGGAGAGCcactatatatttttgtaagaTGTTTTACCAAATCTTTaaatgtaaaacattttacaacattttcacaaagaatttaacagtcaacaaaaaacattttctagtttaaccaaattttacaataaaacaaacatggtaaaatgctaaaatcatttttaataaaacatttaaCAACAAAACAAACTGGTTATTGAACTAAACCAACCTAAATGTATTGTGTtggataaattttattgtgcTAATGATATAAGAAAAGGAAGTTAATAAGGATAATTGAAAAGTTCGggtataaaaaatgaaatgggTTGTGGGGGAGAAGATGGAAATGAGATGTAGATTATGTTTGTTCTTAGTTTTTACAAAACCCtaacttgtgtgtgtgtgtgtgtgtgcgcgcgtgcgtgtgtgtgtgtgtgtgttgaagAGAGAGAcaataaaagaaagtaaaaatacATATCAATTTATCCATCTTTTTAAATGAGGTGGTTTACGAAGCCCCTAACAAATGTGATCTCATAATTAAAGTgttaagttttaatttaaattacatGCAAACAAGGTGAAAATGGGCCCAACCATGAATGAATTTACTGTAATTAGTAATTAccctaataaaatttctttgagagtttttctaatttttggttgattttaccATCCTACTGATAGATTTAAAGATTGAGTCTAGTCATGACGGAATTAATTTAACATTTTCACACTTTTCATTCTACAACTATGGACACTAAAGCTTGTTAATTAGTTAGTGATAGTCTGATACGTATCAGACTACAAAATGTATACATTTTGTAGTAGATAACTGGGTGTGTAAGTGTGCTTTTCATGTTATCATTATGTATGATAATACATTTTGATCAAGGCTTCTCACTATACAAAGTGAAATTACATGCATCTCATATTACATATGAATTATCCTAGCTAGGAAAATGAAAGATCTTACCCTACCCGGAACGTAATCTCAAATATAAtagttattttcttttggttagttttttttttgggtacttttGTTACGATTAATATTGTATAATAACTTCACTTTTATAAAATATGATAACTTAGCATCTGTTTTAGCTCTTTATTCTTTCTACTCTTCAAGTTCAAGTAAAGTACCTCAAAGAAAGTAATTAATTAGGACTGTCATGAATCATCTTGTTAGaatgaaatattaaattgtCCGCCAAGATTGTGTTCATAAGACTTGTATCTTAACCTGCTGCGCGTTACACGTTATGTTTCGAAATTCTCATAAAGGTTTCGTCTCAAATTCTTTGAAAAAACAACTAGATATTATTACATGCATtccatattatattatatgaagataatgaaTTCTTGTCCAATGTATTAAACCTTTCTTTTGACGAACTCAAGGTGAGGTAGAAGTTCTTAGGAAAGAGAAAGTCGGTTATACCCACGTGTGCAAAGTGAAAGATCTTATTCTTCCCTtatagggtgtgtttgtttggaggtgaaatagggtggatgaaaaactttggagagaaaattggaagaaatttttttttggagtgtgtttggttagatggggaggaaggaaaataaatggtggggCCTAGGTATTTTCTCTCCAGGTCCACCAAAAAAgttctctccaaaatggagagaaatcTGAGAGAGGAAAGCTCATGAAATGAGGTTCCAAAAAAACCTTTGGAATTCACTTCCAAGTCTCCAACgaattggcttttttttttttttttttttttttttttttctattactaACGTGTGTTggcttccttttttatttttgtggtgCTCATATgattattttctcattaattttggttggtttttgtttttgttctttattttttagaaaacagttttgggttaatttcttatgccttttttttttttttttttttactgaagtGTCCATctatacacaattttaaaaaatataatgtgttacttttttgttttatttaatagggacatgatgataaatttatacaaactttattttcaatcaaacaaaaaagttttatatccctccacttttccaccaTTCTAAACAGACATAAATGAGGGaaactaaaatcttttctatcctcccacttttccatcctctcttcattttctattctcccacttttctatcatcccaaccaaacggacccttaaccTATAAACTcaaagaaattattttcttttggttatgttattaaaaataaaaatctcacagcagtgtttttctttttggttagtaattctttttttttttctcccttgtTCCGGAAACTTCACTTTTGTAGAAGTTAGttcttagaaaaataaaaggccCAATATCCCAATATAGGATTCATGATttgatagagagaaaaaatatataaaaaaaggaaaaacttttgtaaaataaaggaaatagcaggacaagacaaaaaaaaaaaaaaaaaaaaaaaaaaaaaaaaaaaaaaaaaaaaaacaaaaaattgagaataagtttatatatgaaATTCCTCAAGTGATCATCCACCACCATGTGAATAGGTGCACAACATGcgcaaaacacccaaaaaaaaaaaatgcatcccatattaatttaaaataacaaatagcTTACTTCAATCCTAAAGCATACCATCAATCTCGATTGATAGAAAAAGTAcaaacattcaaaaataaaatgtttttataatGTAGAAGAAACCCCTAGAGGGAAACGGCCTTATGGCTTGATCGGGGCACATTCTTAAAAATAGCCCATACAATACCAACAAAGAGCAGCAATTGTTGTATGGCAAAAAACACTATTGGCAAGCATGTTGTTGCATATATTGGAAAGGTCTTGTCTTTCAGTTTATTCTTAAGCATAAAGTAATGTCTAGcacaaaaagaaacaacattGATGTAATGGATATGagtgtagacactcgattttgcacccatgatttaatcaaggaagatgactagagtgaccattcatatacccaaaattcatgattgcattacatgcattaattcattcattgcatatcacaaaaatgatcttgagattctaacggtcgcAACAGTATGCCCAATTTTCAAATCGGACCGTCGGATTGAAAGATgtcgcatgatcaagtttgcgcGGTctacatgcattttgtttaggtGGAACCAACtacgcatgattaatttaaattaattctgattggctagacaattaaaattaataaaatgattttgtgattggttgttaaTAAGTGTAAAAAATAAGCTTacttgcatgggaataaagaGGATAATCAGATAACAATAAAGTTGTGGATAATCAAGACTTTTTGGAAtgtttatctacaagataatcaTTGCTAAAGAGACCTAAATCATTAGAAAAGgattttaagttttagaatGTGGATTAAAAACGCATTTAAGTGTAAGCCCCGGctaaaaaaacctcaaaaaatgaGTCCAAAGTGGACCAAAACTCAAACGCGGGACCGGCACCCAAAAGGGccattcggcacttttggagtgccaaTTAGCGCAAACGTGGGCCATAGCCCAAGGGCATTTGGATTGAGATAAATCCGATCTTTTCTATATTTTAGAGATAAGTGCGTCCCGGTTCAATTCTAACCTCAAAAAATGAGTCCAAAGTGGACCAAAACTCAAACGCGGGACCGGCACCCAAAAGGGccattcggcacttttggagtgccaaTTAGCGCAAACGTGGGCCATAGCCCAAGGGCATTTGGATTGAGATAAATCCGATCTTTTCTATATTTTAGAGATAAGGACGCGTCCCAGTTCATATTCTAATCATTTAGCTAAATTTTCGAACATCctagcctctataaatagaggctaCCTCTCAAAAATCACCACACTTTTTCATGCTCTCTGACTCCCCTCTTTCTAGcccttctcttcttttctttttttctcttacgTTGAAGACGTTCTGGAGGCTCTGGCtttagaaatttcttttctataagaaaaatattttaggtttcaaagagaattgaataaatttctttgaaccctaaaatattccTTCACTAAGAAAAGcacgctcatgcaagaggtagtttttctttcctttttctgttCCTTTCTATTAATTCTACTTGATGATGCATAggtgtttttattatttctggTGTTATTGCCATGTGTTGTTTAAACCTTTCTTAAAACATGTTCTTGgtatatttttgttgtaatcTTTCTCTTGAATCTCAAAAATTTGCTAATTAACAAAGATcttttaaactaaaaacctatttgaatttttcagatctgattttctaaattaaaaactgatctgcattttcataaaatacggatttgattttttttaaaaacacacaaaattgatttgaatattttagatttgatttatttttttttttaacacaaataactaatttgtattttcattaaatatagatctgatttttttttttttaacacacaaaattgatatgtattttcattaaatatagatctgatttttttaaagaaaattttcttcgTCACAAAatagcagattttgaaatttaaaagaagaagttaaagttgagataatttttaattaatacatgTAACATAGATTTATTTCATGAGTGTACTTCCTCTTCTAAAAaagtctttttcttattttattcataaaaaatagatctgattttgTTCTCTACAAATCTAGATTTTCCCATTCACAAAactgatttgatttttcttaataaaaatcaCCAGTTTTAACTTTGCTCCAAAAtagatttgatattttttagcaaaaaccttgttctttctttatataaaaacagatctgattttctttataaaaccttttttttttttttaatccacacaaaaacatatctggtttctttttaatgaatcaaatctttttttttttttttttaattttatttacaaaaacatatctaaattttttctaaaaagaggATACATTCATAAAATAGATTTATGTGAGTTAGTTTTGGCCAAGTGTGTCAtgcatgttcaacatatcatttatATCATGCAAaaagggtatattggtcattagagtctagaagactagactCTGTTTGGGCAGAATaggtgcctaataccttcctattccgtaacctagcctccaAACTTAGTTCATTTGGAGACATAGACCTAtgctttgtctttcttttttatttttaggtagattgtaactaggactcaAAGCCTTGTAAGATTCAATCTATCAagcttgtatttatttttattcaattaattacaatgaagtattttgatcatgtaattttgtattgaacaaagtttctctccaaactagtttggagagaaactcttcaaacttcttatatatttcttttttgggtgtgaattttgaaaatctaaccgttgaatttcatgttccttatgttcttaacatacgTATCAAATTTCGTTcgaattggatgttatttactatttgatcaattaacttatttttcatatacaactttagatcacaaaaacttgaaattataacattaatttgatgatatagcaattgatctttgatcttcttgaaattttgtaagtattaaGAATGTAATAAGAATATGCAatctaacagttagattttcaaaattcacactcaatataaagatatatgatgagtttgtagggtttctctccaaactagtttggagagaaactttgttcttttgtatttattttttttttctttttttttttttttttttttttttttttttgtataaaaaataagtggcaactccacaccacttacacAAAAAGAGAAGTTCCTTGAAGaagcacccaaatctcttttttgagagcaccctTTCTTATTGAAGTTTTCGGTCTCTCACAACGAGGAGAGAAGTTAAGCCAAGTAGAAGTTTCTTTGGCAAGTCTCTATGaaaatctttttgttcatattgagAAGTGAGGATGGTAAGAAACAAGAATAAGGCAGTGATGGAGAAGCACATGGCAATGAGTGAGGAGATGGCAAAGATGGTGAGCATCGAGTGGCTTTCAAGGATTGGTTTCCCATTTTCTTCATTGATGTTGCCTGGAACAGTGGTTGATGAGGCAAAGGCAACGGTGGCAATGAGTGCAGTCAAAACTGAGCAGGATTCAGAGGTTTTGTTTAGCCACTCAGCTCCCTGTTTGACTAAGTACTCGTGTGTAGCTCGCTAAAGATTTCTTTTGGGGTCTTGCCCTCCTTGTTGACTTAATAGCAGAAGTGTTGAGGCATGTTGTCTTTTACAAACTGCATGTGTTAATagtttaatatatatgttaACCAATGCAGTGAACaagaaaattctataaaatataaTCGTTTCTCTTATTCGAGGCTTATTCCTACTTCTTCAAGTCAAAGTGGGGATATTTTGATAACcttaagtgtgtatgaaggtaaacacctctagatctcacaaaagattcacacacgttaacacagcatatcaacaacatctaaaacatggctagggtttttccttttatacttgaagcaaaacataaaaccctacacatcatatgggcttgggctgagttggaagttctgcaaaaaaaaaaaacaatatgcatgaggttcgatcgatcgagtctaatttttgatcgatcaagCCTTGTAGATTTAGTtcaataaattctgcaatcactcgattccaactttacacataaacacactttgagcaggcaaaatctagactctaagttttgatcatggatTGCCAACACAATACACATTGAAGttttaatacatttagttcttaaagtcttagaacctaacaaatgcaattaacaacaaaaatctaGAGAGAGACCAGGAAAAGGGATGTGAATATCAAGGGCACAGATATTGCGATCCTCTTGGGACTTCCAGCAACCTTGAACTATCGCCAATTGGCATGGATCGGTGGTTGTGGTAGTggttatggtggtggtggtggaagcATAATTCAAGAGCTTCCAACGGGGGTATTTTGGGGATTGAAAGACAGTGGGAGCACCGCCTTCTTTGTAGACCATCATGCACGTTGATGATTCTCCATTAGAATGTGTTGGCAAAAGAATCACCAATAGGAGGAGAAGGATGTGAAATTTGAATGATTCATTCATTTGCTACCATTTGGAAAACTGAAAATTCAGCATTAGGTACTGCTATTTATatgagaaaattgaaatttttttttttgagtaaataggTCGGTGGTGAGTTGCAACgcaaactattattattattttcttctaaaatctTGTCAGTTTAGTTCGTTcattagttgttttttttttttttttttttttttcatgtttttgtttacaAAGTAGATTGGGAAGTACTTATAAGccaacttattattattattattatttttactatttgtgAGTATTACTTTACTCATTTACTCATAAAAGCATAAATGGGAGCCCAAATGGACATGATTGAAGTGGAGAAAAAATCTCTctcataataaataattattaattatacaaattaatcATTCttgtagaaattaaaaaacactaaATACTCTATagatccaatatatatatatatatatattgttaaaaaatcaCAAAGGTGAAATATACTCTCTTCATTTCAGGTGACTTGAAATGATGAGGAACCTATTTCAGTATTTCTACTGTTGATTACtatgaggttttttatttatttatttatttatttatttttatttttttaaggttaattttaagataaaactaaaactatattgtcaaaatattaagtGATTTATTAGTTGTT
The sequence above is drawn from the Quercus lobata isolate SW786 chromosome 12, ValleyOak3.0 Primary Assembly, whole genome shotgun sequence genome and encodes:
- the LOC115972573 gene encoding uncharacterized protein LOC115972573 isoform X1, producing the protein MTGEWKKVVETYEQHKLLAIDARINKSGDTAFHVAVSIAPEEKVQQLVREITGVSELGLWTKNNKGNTPLHVAASTGRLNICILLANKVTQDLDIQDLVIKDLFRNNVGESPLFLAAFHGYKPIFLYLHLLLLKASDTDIKSIDPAYRRNDGETALHCAIRWEYFDVAYEMLLKEPSLAYAVNEVGITPLHLLASKPSVFKSGSHNGWWKSIIYHCIYVEDLMPETTRQELIDSVINKEIDKSSETADNNFPKNYQTCIHFYQVLRSLAHSVIERCKVSPQKKERCKAQTADVESPKPNVSNVTDQSVQKDSTESLHQFLRRHYEGCFTVFHLLYTIFVRIILGLGYEGIRSRKRKHVYSVQIMKILMESTSKEAKSDFTSGTNPHQTINQQDWMPEGSPPPFLDNTTEHGNKRNETAFTLEVTIKKETALEEKKDGTAGKGETPEMANADTTLLILLRGKGETPEMKKTEAPILVAARNGITNTVEQILQKLPMAMNDKSKERTETTILLAARNGITEIVEHILNKFPLAIDDKSEGQNIVLLAAKNRQTHVLQLLLEQEFVKRKLIHEVDWDENNALHLAAQIGKQRPWLIPGAALQMQWEIKWYEFVKDNMPQHFCYQVNKEGKTPEEIFSETHEDLVKQGGEWLNKTSESCSVVAALIATVAFASSTTIPGNINEENGKPNLESHSMLTIFAVSSLIALCFSITALFSFLAILTSRYEQKDFRRDLPKKLLLGLTSLLVSITSMLVSFCAGHYFMLKNKLKDKAFPVYAATCLPIVFFAIQQLPLYVDIVWASFKNVPRSSYKAISL
- the LOC115972573 gene encoding uncharacterized protein LOC115972573 isoform X2, whose translation is MTGEWKKVVETYEQHKLLAIDARINKSGDTAFHVAVSIAPEEKVQQLVREITGVSELGLWTKNNKGNTPLHVAASTGRLNICILLANKVTQDLDIQDLVIKDLFRNNVGESPLFLAAFHGYKPIFLYLHLLLLKASDTDIKSIDPAYRRNDGETALHCAIRWEYFDVAYEMLLKEPSLAYAVNEVGITPLHLLASKPSVFKSGSHNGWWKSIIYHCIYVEDLMPETTRQELIDSVINKEIDKSSETADNNFPKNYQTCIHFYQVLRSLAHSVIERCKVSPQKKERCKAQTADVESPKPNVSNVTDQSVQKDSTESLHQFLRRHYEGCFTVFHLLYTIFVRIILGLGYEGIRSRKRKHVYSVQIMKILMESTSKEAKSDFTSGTNPHQTINQQDWMPEGSPPPFLDNTTEHGNKRNETAFTLEVTIKKETALEEKKDGTGKGETPEMANADTTLLILLRGKGETPEMKKTEAPILVAARNGITNTVEQILQKLPMAMNDKSKERTETTILLAARNGITEIVEHILNKFPLAIDDKSEGQNIVLLAAKNRQTHVLQLLLEQEFVKRKLIHEVDWDENNALHLAAQIGKQRPWLIPGAALQMQWEIKWYEFVKDNMPQHFCYQVNKEGKTPEEIFSETHEDLVKQGGEWLNKTSESCSVVAALIATVAFASSTTIPGNINEENGKPNLESHSMLTIFAVSSLIALCFSITALFSFLAILTSRYEQKDFRRDLPKKLLLGLTSLLVSITSMLVSFCAGHYFMLKNKLKDKAFPVYAATCLPIVFFAIQQLPLYVDIVWASFKNVPRSSYKAISL